The window CGGAACTCCGCGCCGGCGGGCGCCGACTCCAGCCCGGAGTGATCACAGCCGCCGGGTGATGTAATCGTTCAGTTCCAGCACCCGGTCGGGCTGGTAGGTCCAGAAGCCGCTCCACTCGTTGGGGCCGTCCTCCAAGGCGAGCAGCGCCACGTGGCCGTCCTCGCCCTCCGGAGGGACGTAGACCACGAACCACGACTCCACGAAGTCCTGTTCGTACCCCGCGTGGATCGTGATCGTCGATTCCGGCGGGGGCTCCCACCCCGGGGTTCCGTAGACGTGGACGTCGACCGGGGAGTCGTCCAGCCGGCGGTACACCTGGTTGGTGCCGATCTCGTCTTCGATCCTGTCGAGCGACTGGAACGACGTCCGCAAGGTGCCACACTGGTGGTCCCACGCGGTCCGTTCGATGTACCGGGACACCAGGATGAGGAGCAGCTTCTCGGAGTGGGACTCCGGGTAGCCGCGGAGGAAGAAGGGGAGTTCGTCGAGTTCCTTCAGCGCGTCGGGGAGTTCGATCTCCTCGAGGGACCGGGTGCCGGTGATGAAGAGATCCGAGTTTACCGTGAGGATCGCGTCCTGAAGCTCCCGCAACGGCGACCGCGCGATGACGGTCTCGTCTTCGACCACGAGCACCTGGTCGTCGTCCTCCGTCGGGATGTCGACCTCCTCGATCGACACCGGCTGGCCGTCGAACATCTTCTCCAGCATCTGCTGGACCGGCTCCGGCGCCCGACGGTTGATGACGACCAGCGACCGATCGGGGGTGTCGGCGTCGTCGAGGAATCGCCGTAGCGTCATCGTGACACTCCGTCGTGGATCGGACTCGCGGTCACAGCGGTTCGACCAGCGCCGCCAGCGCCGCACGAGGGTCGTCGGCCTTCGCGACCCCGGAGGCCAGCAGGATCCCCGACGCACCGAGTTCCCCCGCGGTTTCGACGTCCGCGCCCGAGGAGATCCCCGCGCCGCAGTACACGTCCACCGACCCGTCGACGTCGGCTGCGGCGGCG of the Halobellus ruber genome contains:
- a CDS encoding DICT sensory domain-containing protein, whose translation is MTLRRFLDDADTPDRSLVVINRRAPEPVQQMLEKMFDGQPVSIEEVDIPTEDDDQVLVVEDETVIARSPLRELQDAILTVNSDLFITGTRSLEEIELPDALKELDELPFFLRGYPESHSEKLLLILVSRYIERTAWDHQCGTLRTSFQSLDRIEDEIGTNQVYRRLDDSPVDVHVYGTPGWEPPPESTITIHAGYEQDFVESWFVVYVPPEGEDGHVALLALEDGPNEWSGFWTYQPDRVLELNDYITRRL